A genomic region of Miscanthus floridulus cultivar M001 chromosome 3, ASM1932011v1, whole genome shotgun sequence contains the following coding sequences:
- the LOC136543633 gene encoding secreted RxLR effector protein 161-like, protein MEERLKLTKVSTATKVDATLYQSIVDGLRYLVHTRPKIMFAAGYVSRFMEDPKEDNWAAVKRLLRYVKGTVDQGIIFSKTGRSRLQLSVFSDADMAGDIDGRRSTSGVLVFLKSASISWLLLKQKVVALSTCEAEYVVAVIAACQVVWLRQLLGELTGEKTHPPAPMVDNQPAIVLVKNPVMHDRSKHIDVKFHFLRDYVDGGQIVIELVETSWQLADVLTKPLGRLQLIELKEMIGVEGYKG, encoded by the coding sequence gtcgacggtttgcgctacctagtccacacgaggccgaaaATTATGTTCGCCGCGGGCTACGTCAGTcgtttcatggaggatcccaaagAAGAtaactgggctgcggtgaagcggctactgcgttATGTGaaagggacggtggatcaggggatcatcttcTCCAAGACCGgcaggagtaggctgcagctctctgtgttcagcgatgcagacatggcgggggacatcgacggacggcggagcacctctggagtgcttgtcttcctcaAGTCGGCTTCAATATCATGGCTgttgctgaaacagaaggtggtggcgctatctacgtgcgaggcagagtacgtagtggCGGTcatagcggcgtgccaagttgtgtggctgcgccagctgctgggcgagctgaccggtgagaaaactcacccaccagcaccgatggtggacaaccagcccgccatcgtccTCGTAAAGAATCCAGTTatgcacgaccggagcaaacacatcgacgtaaagttccacttcctcagggactatgtcgatggagggcaaATCGTCATCGAGCTCGTCGAAACTAgttggcaactcgcggacgtcctcaccaagccactcggACGTCTTCAACTCatagagctgaaggagatgatcggcgtggaggggtacaagggatag